The following coding sequences lie in one Microvirga sp. 17 mud 1-3 genomic window:
- the msrP gene encoding protein-methionine-sulfoxide reductase catalytic subunit MsrP, whose product MQIRRPSDIPPSEITPRSDYLNRRQLFAGAAGLALASGLSGQVQAASLATQKSPFSTDEKLTSLQDVTSYNNFYEFGVDKGAPVAHAHTLKTSPWTVKVDGLVAKPAEFSVDDLIKGSALEERIYRMRCVEGWSMVIPWDGFPLADVLKRVEPLGNAKYVAFETAYRPEEMPGLQSMFPVLDWPYVEGLRLDEAMHPLTILAVGLYGERLPNQNGAPIRLVVPWKYGFKGIKSITRIRLVEKQPETSWNKQAPDEYGFYANVNPSVDHPRWSQKTERRIGEGGLFVKRRQTLPFNGYADQVAQLYSGMDLRKFY is encoded by the coding sequence GTGCAGATCCGCCGTCCTTCAGACATCCCGCCGTCCGAGATCACCCCTCGGAGCGATTATCTCAACCGTCGCCAGCTCTTCGCCGGTGCAGCCGGTCTTGCCCTGGCGTCCGGCCTGTCCGGCCAGGTTCAGGCCGCGTCGCTCGCGACCCAGAAGAGCCCATTCTCGACGGACGAGAAGCTCACCAGCCTTCAGGACGTGACGAGCTATAACAATTTCTACGAGTTCGGCGTGGACAAGGGTGCGCCGGTCGCCCATGCCCACACCCTCAAGACCTCGCCCTGGACCGTGAAGGTGGACGGGCTCGTGGCCAAGCCGGCGGAGTTTTCCGTCGACGACCTCATCAAGGGCTCGGCCCTGGAGGAGCGCATCTACCGGATGCGCTGCGTCGAAGGGTGGTCGATGGTCATCCCCTGGGACGGGTTCCCGCTCGCCGATGTGCTCAAGCGCGTCGAGCCCCTCGGCAACGCGAAATACGTGGCCTTCGAGACTGCCTACCGGCCCGAGGAGATGCCGGGGCTGCAATCCATGTTTCCGGTCCTCGACTGGCCCTATGTGGAGGGCCTGCGGCTTGACGAGGCGATGCATCCCCTCACCATCCTGGCCGTCGGCCTCTATGGGGAGCGGTTGCCGAACCAGAACGGCGCTCCCATCCGCCTCGTGGTGCCGTGGAAATACGGCTTCAAGGGCATCAAGTCGATCACGCGGATCCGCCTCGTCGAGAAGCAGCCGGAGACCTCCTGGAACAAGCAGGCGCCGGACGAATACGGCTTCTATGCCAACGTGAATCCGAGTGTGGACCATCCGCGCTGGAGCCAGAAGACCGAGCGGCGGATCGGGGAGGGCGGGCTGTTCGTGAAGCGGCGTCAGACGCTGCCCTTCAACGGCTATGCCGACCAGGTGGCGCAGCTTTATTCCGGCATGGACCTTCGGAAGTTCTACTGA
- the msrQ gene encoding protein-methionine-sulfoxide reductase heme-binding subunit MsrQ: MDARSPKPAARAGASALRVPKLLLYVVGFVPAVWLFYQGINDNLGADPMRYLEQSLGLWALRFLVATLAITPLRQILGINLLRYRRALGLLCFYYAALHWTTYLVLDQGLDFEAIWADLVKRPYITIGMATFLILVPLAVTSNNASIRRLGGQAWARLHRLVYVAAIGAVLHFLLVVKSWPPEPLVYTAIVLALLGYRLGRSVLRKLAPKPEPRRRAA, translated from the coding sequence ATGGATGCCCGCAGCCCGAAACCGGCCGCGCGGGCGGGCGCCTCCGCCCTCCGCGTGCCGAAGCTCCTCCTCTACGTAGTCGGCTTCGTGCCGGCCGTGTGGCTGTTCTATCAGGGGATCAACGACAATCTCGGCGCCGATCCCATGCGCTACCTGGAGCAGTCTCTGGGCCTGTGGGCGCTGCGCTTCCTCGTGGCGACGCTGGCGATCACGCCCCTGCGCCAGATCCTCGGCATCAACCTCCTGCGCTACCGGCGCGCCCTCGGGTTGTTGTGCTTCTATTATGCGGCCCTGCACTGGACGACCTATCTGGTCCTCGATCAGGGGCTCGATTTCGAGGCGATCTGGGCCGATCTCGTGAAGCGGCCCTACATCACCATCGGCATGGCGACCTTCCTTATCCTGGTTCCCCTGGCCGTCACGTCGAACAACGCCTCCATTCGGCGTCTCGGCGGGCAGGCCTGGGCGCGTCTGCACCGGCTCGTCTATGTCGCGGCCATCGGGGCGGTGCTGCACTTCCTGCTCGTCGTGAAATCCTGGCCGCCGGAGCCGCTGGTCTATACGGCCATCGTTCTCGCGCTGCTCGGCTACAGGTTGGGGCGCTCCGTCCTGCGGAAGCTTGCCCCCAAGCCGGAGCCCCGTCGCCGCGCGGCTTGA
- the modA gene encoding molybdate ABC transporter substrate-binding protein: MATHRMSKLFRTAFAGLVAVMVLSAPAGAQDQDVVVFAAASLKNALDEANAAWQRDTGRTAAISYAGSNVLAKQIEAGAPADIFVSADLDWMDEVASKGLIDPASRMNLLGNALVLIAPRDEGADIALEPGVDLAAALKGGRLAIANVTAVPAGKYGKAALEKLGAWESVKDRVAQAENVRAALLFVSRGEAPLGIVYRTDAAADPGVRIVGTFPEGTHPPIVYPVALTRTARPDAKPFLDFLRSPKARPIFERQGFSVLDRPVSGS, from the coding sequence ATGGCGACGCACCGGATGTCGAAGCTGTTCCGAACCGCCTTTGCGGGTCTCGTCGCGGTCATGGTCCTGTCGGCTCCCGCAGGTGCGCAGGATCAGGACGTGGTGGTCTTTGCGGCCGCGAGCCTCAAGAACGCCCTCGACGAAGCCAACGCCGCCTGGCAGCGGGACACCGGCCGGACGGCCGCGATTTCTTACGCGGGCAGCAACGTCCTCGCCAAGCAGATCGAGGCGGGCGCGCCCGCGGACATCTTCGTCTCGGCCGATCTCGATTGGATGGACGAGGTCGCGTCCAAAGGGCTCATCGATCCTGCGAGCCGCATGAACCTTCTCGGCAACGCCCTCGTGCTGATCGCCCCGAGGGACGAGGGCGCCGACATCGCGCTCGAGCCGGGCGTCGATCTCGCGGCGGCGCTCAAGGGCGGGCGTCTCGCCATAGCCAACGTGACGGCGGTGCCGGCCGGCAAATACGGCAAGGCGGCACTCGAAAAGCTCGGCGCGTGGGAGAGCGTCAAGGATCGCGTCGCCCAGGCCGAGAACGTGCGCGCCGCTTTGCTCTTCGTGTCCCGCGGCGAGGCGCCGCTCGGGATCGTCTACCGGACGGATGCCGCCGCGGATCCCGGGGTCAGGATCGTCGGCACGTTTCCCGAAGGGACCCACCCACCCATCGTCTATCCGGTGGCGCTGACCAGGACGGCCCGGCCCGACGCAAAGCCCTTCCTCGACTTCCTGCGCTCGCCGAAAGCCAGGCCGATCTTCGAGCGGCAGGGCTTCTCGGTTCTCGACAGGCCGGTTTCCGGCTCTTGA
- the modB gene encoding molybdate ABC transporter permease subunit codes for MSAWLSPEEWSAVTLSLKVATAAMAGSLVPGIAVAMLLARGRFPGRQALDALVHLPLVLPPVVVGYLLLLVFGRRAPVGAFLAEHVGLVFSFRWTGAALACAVMGFPLLVRAVCLSIEAVDRRLEKAGETLGAHPAWVFLLVTLPLILPGILAGMVLSFAKAMGEFGATITFVSNIPGETQTLPTAIYSLTQVPGGEAGALRLTLISVALSMAALWASEWLARRVRRRIAAE; via the coding sequence TTGAGCGCGTGGCTGTCCCCTGAGGAGTGGTCCGCCGTCACCTTGAGCCTGAAGGTGGCGACGGCCGCGATGGCCGGCAGCCTTGTGCCCGGGATCGCCGTGGCGATGCTCCTCGCCCGCGGGCGCTTTCCGGGGCGCCAGGCGCTCGATGCCCTGGTGCACCTGCCCCTCGTCCTGCCGCCCGTGGTGGTGGGGTATCTCCTGCTCCTGGTCTTCGGCCGCCGCGCGCCGGTCGGAGCATTCCTGGCCGAGCATGTGGGCCTCGTCTTCTCGTTCCGCTGGACCGGCGCGGCCTTGGCCTGCGCTGTCATGGGCTTTCCCCTGCTGGTGCGCGCCGTGTGCCTCTCCATCGAGGCGGTGGACCGCAGGCTCGAGAAGGCCGGCGAGACGCTGGGCGCCCATCCGGCCTGGGTGTTCCTTCTCGTGACCCTGCCGCTCATTCTTCCGGGCATCCTGGCCGGGATGGTCCTGTCTTTCGCCAAGGCCATGGGCGAGTTCGGAGCCACGATCACCTTCGTGTCCAACATCCCCGGCGAGACCCAGACCCTGCCGACCGCCATCTATTCCCTCACGCAGGTGCCGGGCGGCGAGGCGGGGGCGCTGCGCCTGACGCTCATCTCCGTAGCGCTCTCCATGGCGGCCCTGTGGGCGTCCGAATGGCTGGCGCGGCGGGTGCGGCGGAGGATCGCCGCCGAATGA
- the modC gene encoding molybdenum ABC transporter ATP-binding protein, which translates to MSLEVDIHHGQGAFTLDARFHSEGRLTALFGRSGAGKTTLVNAIGGLVRPDRGRIVVQGRVLLDTNKGIDVPVHRRRVGYVFQEGRLFPHLTVRQNLLFGRWFTPRRERAADFDGVVELLGIGHLLGRRPGTLSGGEKQRVAIGRALLADPRILLMDEPLASLDDTRKAEIYPYIERLRDEGRVPIVLVSHSVPEIARLATSVVVLAEGRVAACGPAAEILRHPELFPEPGPAEAGALVETWVLRHEEAFDLTILESRAGSLTVPRLDLPVGAPLRVRIRARDIILALERPEGLSALNILSGTVTDVAAGEGPSLDVTLDCGGERLLARITRKSAEHLGIAPGRAVHAIVKSIAFDPQVVTRIPRGE; encoded by the coding sequence ATGAGCCTCGAGGTCGACATTCACCATGGGCAGGGCGCCTTCACGCTCGATGCGCGCTTCCATTCCGAAGGGAGGCTGACGGCGCTGTTCGGGCGCTCCGGGGCGGGCAAGACGACCCTCGTCAATGCCATCGGCGGTCTCGTCCGGCCGGACCGGGGGCGGATCGTCGTCCAGGGGCGGGTGCTGCTCGATACGAACAAAGGCATCGACGTGCCGGTCCACCGGCGCCGGGTCGGTTACGTGTTCCAGGAAGGGCGCCTGTTCCCGCATCTCACGGTTCGGCAGAACCTGCTCTTCGGGCGCTGGTTCACCCCCCGCCGCGAGCGGGCGGCGGATTTTGACGGCGTTGTGGAGCTTCTCGGCATCGGCCATCTCCTCGGGCGGCGGCCCGGCACCCTGTCGGGCGGCGAGAAGCAGCGGGTCGCCATCGGCCGGGCCTTGCTCGCCGATCCGCGGATCCTGCTCATGGACGAGCCGCTCGCCTCCTTGGACGACACCCGCAAGGCGGAGATCTACCCCTACATCGAGCGCCTGCGGGACGAGGGCCGGGTGCCCATCGTGCTCGTCAGCCATTCGGTGCCCGAGATCGCAAGGCTCGCGACCTCCGTGGTGGTCCTCGCGGAGGGCCGGGTCGCCGCCTGTGGGCCAGCGGCCGAGATCCTGCGCCATCCGGAGCTCTTCCCGGAGCCCGGCCCCGCCGAGGCCGGGGCCCTGGTCGAGACCTGGGTCCTGCGGCACGAGGAGGCCTTCGACCTGACGATCCTCGAATCCCGTGCCGGCTCCCTGACGGTCCCACGGCTCGACCTGCCTGTCGGCGCGCCCTTGAGGGTGCGCATCCGTGCCCGCGACATCATCCTGGCCCTGGAGCGGCCCGAGGGCCTAAGCGCCCTGAACATCCTGTCCGGCACCGTGACGGACGTCGCGGCCGGGGAGGGGCCGAGCCTCGACGTGACCCTCGATTGCGGGGGCGAGCGCCTCCTGGCGCGGATCACCCGCAAATCCGCCGAGCATCTCGGCATCGCGCCGGGACGGGCGGTTCACGCCATCGTCAAGAGCATCGCGTTCGATCCGCAGGTGGTGACCCGCATCCCCCGCGGGGAGTGA
- a CDS encoding aminopeptidase — translation MNDQFRNPSEATSHAQRLDRLAEVAVRVGLGLKPGQEVVMTAPLEAVALARRITEHAYEAGASLVTTLFSDEEATLMRFRHGREDSFDTASAWLYEGMASAFKNGAARLAIVGEDPSLLAQQDPEKVSRANRARSKAYMPALNLIAGFDTNWTIVSAATPAWAKAVFPNDPEDVAVAKLWDAIFSASRVDADDPIAAWAAHNGNLQTRTRMLNEKSYAALHFKGPGTDLRVGLADDHEWNGGSTTAKNGIVCNANIPTEEVFTTPHKDRVDGTVTSTKPLSYQGTLIQDIQVRFEAGRIVEAKARTGEAVLNKVLETDEGARRLGEVALVPNSSPISRSGLLFLNTLFDENASSHIALGQAYSKCIRGGGTMSEQELAARGANKSLIHIDWMIGSGQVDVDGITADGQAEPLMRGGEWVTA, via the coding sequence ATGAACGACCAATTCCGGAATCCGTCCGAGGCCACCTCCCATGCGCAGCGGCTCGACCGGTTGGCCGAGGTCGCGGTGCGCGTCGGTCTCGGCCTGAAGCCGGGGCAGGAGGTCGTCATGACGGCGCCCCTGGAGGCCGTGGCCCTGGCCCGTCGCATCACGGAGCATGCCTATGAGGCCGGCGCATCCCTGGTCACGACCCTCTTCTCCGACGAGGAGGCGACCCTCATGCGTTTCCGCCATGGGCGGGAGGATAGCTTCGATACGGCCTCCGCCTGGCTCTATGAGGGCATGGCGAGCGCCTTCAAGAACGGCGCGGCGCGCCTTGCCATCGTGGGCGAGGATCCGTCGCTCCTTGCCCAGCAGGACCCGGAAAAGGTCTCGCGGGCGAACCGGGCACGCTCCAAGGCCTATATGCCGGCCCTGAACCTCATCGCGGGCTTCGACACCAACTGGACCATCGTGTCCGCCGCGACCCCCGCCTGGGCCAAAGCCGTGTTCCCGAACGATCCGGAGGACGTGGCCGTCGCCAAGTTGTGGGATGCGATCTTCTCCGCCTCGCGCGTCGACGCGGACGACCCCATCGCGGCCTGGGCGGCCCACAACGGCAATCTCCAAACCCGCACCCGGATGCTCAACGAGAAGAGCTATGCGGCCCTTCACTTCAAGGGCCCGGGCACGGACCTGCGCGTCGGCCTCGCGGACGATCACGAGTGGAACGGCGGCTCGACGACGGCCAAGAACGGGATTGTCTGCAATGCCAACATCCCGACCGAGGAGGTCTTCACCACCCCGCACAAGGACCGGGTGGACGGCACGGTGACGAGCACCAAGCCGCTCTCCTATCAGGGCACCCTGATCCAGGACATCCAGGTGCGGTTCGAGGCGGGTCGGATCGTGGAGGCCAAGGCCCGCACCGGCGAGGCGGTCCTCAACAAGGTGCTGGAGACCGACGAAGGCGCCCGCCGCTTGGGCGAGGTCGCCCTGGTGCCGAATTCCTCGCCGATTTCCCGCAGCGGGCTTCTTTTCCTGAACACCCTCTTCGACGAAAATGCCTCCAGCCACATTGCCCTTGGGCAGGCCTACAGCAAATGCATCAGGGGCGGCGGCACCATGAGCGAGCAGGAGCTTGCTGCCCGCGGCGCGAACAAGAGCCTCATCCACATCGACTGGATGATCGGATCCGGCCAAGTGGACGTGGACGGGATCACGGCGGACGGGCAGGCTGAGCCGCTGATGCGCGGCGGCGAGTGGGTGACGGCGTAA
- a CDS encoding ABC transporter ATP-binding protein translates to MSDIPSHRRRQDGPLLSVRSLSVEFGSGPGAFRAVKEVSFDVEPGKTLAIVGESGSGKSVTSLAIMRLTDYTGGRIAGGEVLFRRSGGETLDLVGASDATLRAIRGNEIAMIFQEPMTSLNPVFTIGNQIAEALTLHEGLNARDARLRAKELLQKVRLPDADKLLDRYPHQLSGGMRQRVMIAMALACGPKLLIADEPTTALDVTIQAQILNIIRDLQAEMGTAVIFITHDMGVVAEMADDVVVMWKGEKVEQAPVREIFAAPKHPYTRALLSAVPRLGSLTGQPLPKRTPVMVMDAGEPKEVGETHVQDTADYSKPILQVEKLTTRFDVGKTFFGRVTHRVHAVEEVSFDIYPGETLALVGESGSGKSTIGRTLQQLVEPTGGTVRFDGRDMNAMSQPERRRLRQQIQYIFQDPFASLDPRHTVGFSIAEPIVVHGLIRDRKAIERRVHELLEQVGLQPQHAKRYPHEFSGGQRQRICIARALASDPKLVIADESVSALDVSIQAQIVNLLMELQERRRLSYLFITHDMAVVEKISHRVAVMYLGQIVEIGSRQAIFENPQHSYTRKLLSAVPIADPERARAGTRVEGEIPSPVRPVGQEPAIHRMREVEPGHWVAIEADQLRGAA, encoded by the coding sequence ATGTCGGATATTCCATCCCATCGTCGGCGGCAGGACGGGCCGCTTCTGTCGGTCCGCTCTCTTTCGGTCGAATTCGGATCGGGGCCGGGCGCCTTCCGGGCCGTGAAGGAAGTCAGCTTCGATGTCGAGCCGGGCAAGACCCTCGCGATCGTGGGGGAATCCGGCTCGGGCAAGTCCGTCACATCCCTCGCGATCATGCGCCTGACCGACTATACGGGCGGGCGCATCGCGGGCGGCGAGGTGCTGTTCCGCCGCTCCGGGGGTGAGACGCTCGACCTCGTCGGAGCCTCGGACGCGACGCTCCGGGCGATCCGCGGCAACGAGATCGCCATGATCTTCCAGGAGCCTATGACGTCCCTCAACCCGGTCTTCACCATCGGCAACCAGATCGCCGAGGCGCTGACCCTGCACGAGGGGCTCAATGCCCGTGACGCGCGCCTGCGGGCGAAGGAGCTTCTGCAGAAGGTCCGCCTGCCCGACGCCGACAAGCTCCTTGACCGTTATCCACACCAGCTCTCCGGCGGCATGCGCCAGCGCGTGATGATCGCCATGGCGCTCGCCTGCGGGCCCAAGCTCCTGATCGCCGACGAGCCGACGACCGCCCTCGACGTGACGATCCAGGCGCAGATCCTCAACATCATCCGCGATCTGCAGGCCGAGATGGGCACGGCCGTCATCTTCATCACCCACGACATGGGCGTGGTGGCCGAGATGGCGGACGACGTGGTCGTCATGTGGAAGGGCGAGAAGGTGGAGCAGGCGCCCGTGCGCGAGATCTTCGCAGCGCCGAAACACCCCTATACGCGCGCGCTCCTTTCGGCCGTGCCGCGCCTGGGCAGCCTGACGGGCCAGCCTCTGCCGAAGCGCACCCCCGTGATGGTGATGGATGCGGGCGAGCCGAAGGAGGTGGGCGAGACCCATGTGCAGGACACGGCCGATTATTCGAAGCCGATCCTTCAGGTCGAGAAGCTGACCACCCGTTTCGACGTGGGCAAGACCTTCTTCGGCCGCGTCACCCACCGGGTTCACGCGGTGGAGGAGGTGAGCTTCGACATCTATCCGGGCGAGACGCTGGCGCTGGTCGGCGAATCCGGCTCCGGCAAGTCGACCATCGGGCGCACGCTCCAGCAGCTTGTGGAACCGACCGGCGGCACGGTGCGGTTCGACGGGCGCGACATGAACGCCATGAGCCAGCCGGAGCGCCGGCGCCTGCGTCAGCAGATCCAGTACATCTTCCAGGACCCCTTCGCGTCCCTCGACCCGCGCCACACGGTCGGGTTCAGCATCGCGGAGCCCATCGTGGTGCACGGCCTCATCAGGGACCGCAAGGCCATCGAGCGGCGCGTGCACGAGCTTCTGGAGCAGGTCGGCCTGCAGCCGCAGCACGCCAAGCGCTATCCGCACGAATTCTCCGGCGGCCAGCGACAGCGCATCTGCATCGCCCGCGCGCTGGCAAGCGATCCCAAGCTCGTCATCGCGGACGAATCCGTCTCGGCTTTGGACGTGTCGATCCAGGCGCAGATCGTGAACCTGCTCATGGAGCTTCAGGAGCGCCGGCGGCTCTCCTATCTTTTCATCACCCACGACATGGCCGTGGTGGAGAAGATCAGCCATCGGGTCGCCGTGATGTATCTCGGGCAGATCGTCGAGATCGGCTCCCGCCAGGCCATCTTCGAGAACCCGCAGCATTCCTACACCCGCAAGCTCCTGTCGGCGGTCCCCATCGCGGATCCGGAGCGTGCGCGCGCCGGGACGCGGGTCGAGGGTGAGATCCCGAGTCCGGTCCGTCCCGTCGGGCAGGAGCCTGCAATTCATCGCATGCGGGAGGTCGAACCGGGCCACTGGGTGGCCATCGAGGCCGACCAGCTCCGCGGCGCGGCATGA
- a CDS encoding ABC transporter substrate-binding protein, whose product MKVSTTLRALGFTVAAALAPLAATQAQAAGTLTTAIALDPGSWDPIDTFVVDWSSAANNIFDGLTARGADMKLKPGLATSWEFLDNNSRIRFKLRENVKFHNGEPFNAEAVKFTFDRLLGDEGKKGPQQSNYTSIDHVEVVDANTVDFIMKQPDPVLLTKLAGYGAMIVPPQYIKEKGDDYFNSHPVGTGPFKFVSYEPKVSLTLEAFPEHWGGAPKLDKLVFRMIAEANTQIAELQAGRIDVATLIPFGLAPTVEKDPKLSLISITGPTVVALRLNTKNGITKDVNVRKALIMGIDRDAIIKAVLLGHGKPIASFQADLSFGYDPNLKPLPFDLAKAKQMLQQAGVQPGAPVKIDFRGNDATFREVAQAAAGFLQALGLKASLQPYETPVLLNDIIPNGKTDEAWHNAWGGWTFDYDNTAYLMYHSGEKWNPYDKDPKLDAMLEKQRSIYDVKEREKILQEIARYVADQALEIPLYNQNTIYGVNKRVKNFDAPADRRFRFTETSVE is encoded by the coding sequence ATGAAAGTTTCAACCACCCTTCGGGCGCTCGGCTTTACGGTCGCGGCCGCCCTGGCGCCGCTTGCGGCGACCCAGGCCCAGGCCGCCGGCACGCTGACGACCGCAATCGCGCTGGATCCCGGCAGCTGGGATCCCATCGACACCTTCGTGGTCGACTGGTCGTCCGCCGCCAACAACATCTTCGACGGCCTGACCGCCCGCGGCGCCGACATGAAGCTGAAGCCCGGCCTCGCGACGAGCTGGGAGTTCCTCGACAACAACAGCCGCATCCGCTTCAAGCTGCGCGAGAACGTGAAGTTCCACAACGGCGAGCCCTTCAACGCGGAAGCCGTGAAGTTCACCTTCGACCGGCTCCTCGGCGACGAGGGCAAGAAGGGGCCGCAGCAGTCGAACTACACCTCCATCGATCACGTCGAAGTGGTCGACGCCAACACCGTCGATTTCATCATGAAGCAGCCCGACCCGGTGCTGCTCACCAAGCTCGCCGGCTACGGCGCCATGATCGTCCCGCCGCAATACATCAAGGAAAAGGGTGACGATTACTTCAACAGCCACCCGGTCGGCACGGGGCCTTTCAAGTTCGTCAGCTACGAGCCCAAGGTCAGCCTGACCCTCGAGGCCTTCCCTGAGCATTGGGGCGGCGCGCCGAAGCTCGACAAGCTCGTCTTCCGCATGATCGCCGAGGCCAACACCCAGATCGCCGAGCTCCAGGCCGGGCGCATCGACGTCGCGACCCTGATCCCGTTCGGCCTTGCGCCGACCGTCGAGAAGGATCCGAAGCTCAGCCTCATCAGCATCACGGGCCCGACGGTCGTGGCGCTGCGCCTCAACACCAAGAACGGCATCACCAAGGACGTGAACGTCCGCAAGGCGCTGATCATGGGCATCGACCGCGATGCCATCATCAAGGCGGTGCTCCTCGGCCACGGCAAGCCCATCGCGAGCTTCCAGGCGGACCTGTCCTTCGGCTACGACCCGAACCTGAAGCCGCTGCCCTTCGACCTCGCCAAGGCGAAGCAGATGCTCCAGCAGGCGGGCGTGCAGCCCGGCGCGCCGGTGAAAATCGACTTCCGCGGCAACGACGCGACCTTCCGCGAAGTGGCGCAGGCGGCGGCCGGCTTCCTGCAGGCGCTCGGCCTGAAGGCCTCGCTCCAGCCCTACGAGACCCCGGTCCTGCTCAACGACATCATCCCGAACGGCAAGACGGACGAGGCCTGGCACAATGCCTGGGGCGGCTGGACCTTCGACTACGACAACACCGCCTACCTGATGTACCACTCGGGCGAGAAGTGGAATCCTTACGACAAGGATCCCAAGCTCGACGCCATGCTCGAGAAGCAGCGCAGCATCTACGACGTGAAGGAGCGCGAGAAGATCCTTCAGGAGATTGCCCGCTACGTGGCCGATCAGGCCCTGGAGATCCCGCTCTACAACCAGAACACCATCTACGGCGTGAACAAGCGGGTGAAGAACTTCGATGCGCCGGCGGACCGCCGCTTCCGCTTCACCGAGACGTCGGTGGAATAA
- a CDS encoding ABC transporter permease produces MAGFILKRLLQAVFVILAVTLIVAFAIRLSGDPAVMLAGGSNITEKDLQNIRQALGLERPFYVQYLDFLRGVLVGDFGRSFMGGTPVSLLISKALPATLLLAFASLLISIVLSVPLGVYAAVQRGRWPDQLIRILSLVGLSFPNFWLAIMLVLFFSITLGILPPSGMEGPESFVMPALTMGIILTATNVRLVRTSMLETLSQQYIMVARSKGLKDWVVLYKHALRNSAIPLVTYIGLQFGSLIGGIVIVERVFNWPGMGTLAFDAISARDYPVLQGSITVLALFIVLINLLVDIAYGLIDPRIRTE; encoded by the coding sequence ATGGCGGGCTTCATTCTCAAGCGATTGTTGCAGGCTGTATTCGTGATCCTGGCCGTGACGCTGATCGTGGCCTTCGCGATCCGCCTGTCCGGCGACCCGGCCGTCATGCTGGCGGGCGGCAGCAACATCACCGAGAAGGACCTGCAGAACATCCGCCAGGCGCTCGGCCTGGAGCGGCCCTTTTACGTGCAGTATCTCGACTTCCTGAGAGGAGTGCTGGTCGGCGATTTCGGCCGCAGCTTCATGGGCGGCACCCCCGTGTCGCTCCTCATCTCCAAGGCCTTGCCCGCGACCCTGCTCCTGGCCTTCGCGTCGCTCCTGATTTCCATCGTGCTGTCGGTTCCGCTCGGGGTCTATGCGGCCGTGCAGCGCGGGCGCTGGCCGGATCAGCTCATCCGCATCCTGTCCCTCGTCGGCCTGTCATTCCCGAATTTCTGGCTGGCGATCATGCTGGTGCTGTTCTTCTCGATCACGCTCGGAATCCTGCCGCCGAGCGGCATGGAAGGGCCTGAAAGCTTCGTCATGCCCGCGCTCACCATGGGCATCATCCTGACGGCCACCAACGTGCGGCTGGTGCGCACCTCCATGCTGGAGACCCTGTCCCAGCAATACATCATGGTGGCGCGCTCCAAGGGGCTGAAGGATTGGGTGGTGCTCTACAAGCACGCCTTGCGCAACTCCGCGATCCCCCTCGTCACCTATATCGGGCTCCAGTTCGGCAGCCTCATCGGCGGCATCGTCATCGTGGAGCGGGTCTTCAACTGGCCCGGCATGGGAACGCTCGCCTTCGACGCGATCTCGGCCCGCGACTATCCGGTCCTCCAGGGCTCCATCACGGTGCTGGCCCTCTTCATCGTGCTCATCAACCTCCTGGTCGATATCGCCTACGGGCTCATCGACCCGCGCATCCGGACGGAGTGA
- a CDS encoding ABC transporter permease, producing the protein MALAQAAAASRRHFRSFELVLGVLLTGGMTLAVLFSGFLFPDGGESMDLMARLLPPFQNPAHILGTDPLGRDVLARVIVGGRISLTVGVLSVLGAVVLGTLMGLIAGYYRGIAEVILMRFADVQLALPFILIAIMFLAILGTGIDKVIFFMIIAQWVQYARLVRGSVLALRDREFILSARAIGVGNGRIIFQHILPNVLGPIVILMTLNVANNILLESSLTFLGLGVDPLIPSWGGMLADGRTYLQSAWWVSVFPGLAIMFTVLGLNLLGDWLRDFLDPTGQTSK; encoded by the coding sequence ATGGCCCTTGCCCAGGCAGCCGCCGCATCGCGCCGGCACTTCAGATCCTTCGAGCTCGTCCTCGGCGTCCTCCTGACGGGCGGCATGACGCTCGCGGTCCTGTTCTCCGGCTTTCTCTTTCCTGACGGCGGCGAGAGCATGGACCTGATGGCCCGCCTCCTGCCGCCGTTCCAGAACCCGGCCCATATTCTCGGCACCGATCCGCTCGGGCGCGACGTGCTGGCCCGCGTGATCGTCGGCGGGCGCATCTCGCTCACGGTCGGCGTCCTGTCGGTCCTCGGCGCCGTGGTGCTCGGGACCCTGATGGGTCTCATCGCGGGCTATTACCGCGGCATCGCCGAAGTCATCCTGATGCGCTTCGCGGACGTGCAGCTCGCGCTGCCCTTCATCCTCATCGCCATCATGTTCCTGGCCATTCTCGGCACGGGCATCGACAAGGTGATCTTCTTCATGATCATCGCCCAATGGGTGCAATATGCCCGCCTTGTGCGCGGCTCCGTGCTCGCTTTGCGCGACCGGGAGTTCATCCTCTCGGCCCGGGCCATCGGCGTCGGCAACGGGCGGATCATCTTCCAGCACATCCTTCCCAACGTGCTGGGGCCCATCGTCATCCTGATGACGCTGAACGTCGCCAACAACATCCTCCTCGAAAGCAGCCTGACCTTCCTGGGCCTCGGAGTCGATCCCCTCATTCCGAGCTGGGGCGGCATGCTCGCGGACGGGCGCACCTATCTCCAGTCGGCCTGGTGGGTCAGCGTCTTCCCGGGCCTCGCCATCATGTTCACGGTGCTCGGCCTCAATCTGCTCGGCGACTGGCTGCGCGATTTCCTCGATCCTACAGGGCAGACCTCCAAATGA